One window of the Acaryochloris sp. CCMEE 5410 genome contains the following:
- a CDS encoding thioredoxin family protein, with translation MVLTASTMLDLGTPAPNFQLPDVVSGQTISLETFAHRNVLLVMFICQHCPFVKHVQAELAQIGQDYSDQSLGIVAISSNDIQSHPLDDPEHLTAMATSLGYNFPICFDEHQDVAKQYTAACTPDFFVFDAHRKLVYRGQLDDSRPSNNLMVTGEDLRGALDAALAEQPISANQKPSIGCNIKWKPGNEPAYYG, from the coding sequence ATGGTGTTAACCGCTTCGACCATGTTGGACCTGGGGACACCCGCTCCCAACTTTCAGCTGCCAGATGTGGTGAGTGGGCAAACCATTTCCTTAGAGACATTTGCCCACCGCAACGTTCTCTTGGTGATGTTTATTTGCCAGCATTGTCCATTTGTGAAACATGTCCAAGCCGAACTGGCCCAGATCGGTCAAGATTATTCTGATCAAAGTTTGGGAATTGTGGCGATCAGCTCTAACGATATCCAGAGCCACCCCTTGGACGATCCAGAGCACTTAACCGCCATGGCGACCAGCCTCGGCTATAACTTTCCCATCTGTTTTGATGAACACCAAGACGTTGCCAAGCAATATACTGCGGCCTGTACACCCGACTTTTTTGTCTTCGATGCTCACCGCAAACTCGTCTATCGAGGACAGCTAGACGATAGCCGCCCCAGCAATAATCTGATGGTGACGGGGGAAGATTTGCGAGGAGCATTGGATGCTGCCTTGGCAGAACAGCCGATTTCGGCAAATCAGAAACCCAGTATTGGCTGCAATATTAAATGGAAACCGGGGAATGAACCCGCTTATTACGGCTGA